The following proteins come from a genomic window of Gimesia chilikensis:
- a CDS encoding VOC family protein, whose product MKNPSFVNRELICTTLIVFIVSGIAAWAASSKTVPDVEYAKSTVDFGIVVSDLEKSLEFYKNALGMQEREMFAVTPEMGGDSGLSDYQAFKVYPLVLANDKTATNVKLMQFKEAPGKKVDNSFIHSSLGVSYLTLYVKDMNAALERAKAYGVKPIAKGPISLPEGFPKGVYLALVRDPDGNLVELVGPKK is encoded by the coding sequence ATGAAGAATCCCAGTTTTGTGAATCGCGAGCTGATCTGTACGACGTTGATCGTGTTCATCGTCAGTGGGATCGCCGCGTGGGCCGCCAGTAGCAAGACTGTGCCGGATGTCGAATATGCCAAATCCACCGTTGACTTTGGGATTGTGGTCAGCGACCTGGAGAAATCTCTCGAGTTCTATAAGAACGCTCTGGGCATGCAGGAACGCGAGATGTTCGCAGTGACTCCCGAAATGGGAGGCGACTCGGGTCTGTCCGATTACCAGGCGTTCAAAGTGTATCCCCTGGTACTGGCGAATGATAAAACGGCGACCAATGTCAAACTGATGCAGTTCAAAGAGGCACCGGGTAAGAAGGTCGACAACTCCTTCATCCACTCATCACTGGGTGTGAGCTACCTGACGCTCTACGTCAAAGACATGAATGCCGCCCTTGAACGGGCGAAAGCTTATGGCGTCAAGCCGATTGCCAAAGGACCGATCTCACTGCCGGAAGGTTTCCCTAAAGGGGTTTACCTGGCACTGGTTCGCGATCCCGATGGCAACCTGGTCGAACTGGTCGGTCCGAAGAAATAA
- a CDS encoding FHA domain-containing protein encodes MVLESSPQHSLEIVKGKTRFPVRPLQGDRLTIGAGTCCGLQLSGQSMPILHSVLQIAEGEVTIEALAPQPRLLLNGIPHQTSVLADGDVITIGPIEFVFRQGQHSQPAMSISRAGLSGSPAETSAPITPDKRDHSMTNETILKDLSASELVDLIEQDVQMIEQYESRREQGAAALLSQVHQLKDEPEHDQLSVEEQSDLMADLETMMEELTRFSAELQMRADQLTSRERQYEAAAASLLETQEKLASQLDTTLDHVGSLRDDRKEDGGSHRAIA; translated from the coding sequence GTGGTCTTAGAATCTTCCCCCCAGCATTCTCTGGAAATTGTCAAAGGGAAAACCCGGTTTCCCGTGCGACCTCTCCAGGGAGACCGTCTGACAATCGGCGCGGGCACCTGTTGCGGTCTGCAGCTTTCCGGTCAGTCGATGCCGATTCTGCATTCGGTTCTCCAAATTGCAGAGGGCGAAGTCACCATCGAGGCACTTGCTCCTCAACCCAGACTGTTACTCAACGGGATTCCACATCAGACGTCAGTACTGGCTGACGGTGATGTGATCACCATCGGTCCCATTGAATTTGTGTTTCGACAGGGTCAGCATTCCCAGCCAGCCATGAGCATTTCCCGCGCAGGATTATCTGGCTCGCCTGCTGAGACGAGCGCTCCCATCACCCCAGATAAAAGAGATCACTCAATGACGAATGAAACAATTCTCAAGGACCTGTCCGCATCTGAACTGGTCGACCTGATCGAACAGGACGTACAGATGATCGAGCAGTATGAGTCCCGGAGAGAGCAGGGAGCCGCTGCCCTGCTGTCACAAGTACATCAACTGAAAGACGAACCGGAGCATGACCAGCTGTCTGTTGAGGAACAGTCGGACCTGATGGCTGACCTGGAAACGATGATGGAAGAGCTGACACGGTTCTCGGCAGAACTTCAAATGCGTGCGGATCAGCTGACCAGCCGCGAGCGTCAGTATGAAGCTGCTGCTGCTTCCCTGCTGGAAACACAGGAGAAGCTGGCATCTCAGTTAGATACGACCCTGGATCACGTCGGTTCGCTCCGGGATGATCGGAAAGAAGATGGCGGTTCCCACCGAGCCATCGCTTAA
- a CDS encoding serine acetyltransferase — MATDFRQKERLPELTDRIVETYHEIGTIHHLGHCPLPSQDAVIEAAQELKDVIFPGYSRRQNLHMSNVTYHVGNIIDSLHDILTVQIGRALRHQHVQQHGADCEKLQQIDFEAEGQKKTIQFLETIPEIRRALATDVQAALDGDPAATCFDEIIFCYPGLEAITVYRLAHQLYRLNVPIIPRMLSEWAHSQTGIDIHPGATIGHSFFIDHGTGVVIGETCEIAENVKVYQGVTLGALSFPKDSEGRIIREQKRHPTIERGVVIYANATILGGDTVIGHDSVIGASVSLMKSVLPNTIVTIEKPSLRFREAS, encoded by the coding sequence ATGGCTACGGATTTTCGGCAAAAAGAACGGCTCCCTGAACTGACTGACCGAATCGTGGAAACCTACCACGAGATTGGCACCATTCATCATCTGGGGCATTGTCCGCTTCCCAGCCAGGACGCCGTGATTGAAGCCGCCCAGGAACTGAAAGACGTCATCTTTCCCGGATACAGTCGTCGTCAGAACCTGCACATGAGCAACGTGACATACCATGTGGGGAACATTATTGACTCCCTGCACGATATTCTCACCGTACAAATCGGCCGCGCACTGCGGCACCAGCATGTTCAGCAACACGGAGCCGACTGCGAGAAACTGCAGCAGATCGACTTCGAAGCAGAAGGACAGAAGAAAACGATTCAGTTTCTGGAAACCATTCCGGAAATCCGCCGCGCCCTGGCGACCGACGTCCAGGCGGCTCTCGACGGAGACCCCGCAGCGACCTGCTTCGATGAAATCATCTTCTGCTACCCCGGACTGGAAGCCATCACCGTTTACCGGCTCGCCCATCAGTTATACCGACTCAACGTACCCATCATTCCGCGTATGCTCTCGGAATGGGCTCACTCACAGACCGGGATTGATATTCACCCGGGTGCCACCATCGGCCACTCGTTCTTCATCGACCACGGTACCGGTGTCGTGATTGGCGAGACCTGTGAAATCGCCGAGAACGTGAAGGTCTACCAGGGGGTCACCCTTGGGGCACTCAGCTTCCCCAAAGACTCCGAAGGCCGCATCATTCGCGAACAGAAGCGTCACCCCACCATCGAGCGGGGCGTTGTGATTTATGCGAACGCCACCATCCTGGGAGGCGATACTGTGATCGGCCACGACTCCGTGATTGGCGCCAGCGTCTCGCTGATGAAGAGCGTGCTACCCAATACGATCGTCACCATCGAAAAGCCGTCACTGCGGTTCCGCGAAGCTTCCTGA
- a CDS encoding BlaI/MecI/CopY family transcriptional regulator — MTERPALSKGEMEVARALWDLKQATVREVFETFPESRGIDFTTVQTYLRRLEQKGYIKARLEGRTRVYSPRIKPRTVIRETVDDLVDRLFAGEAFPLMQHLIEDRHVSRKDLDALKSLLDDLTEERDGGNQS, encoded by the coding sequence ATGACGGAACGGCCCGCCTTATCGAAAGGCGAAATGGAAGTAGCCCGCGCCTTGTGGGATCTGAAACAGGCGACGGTCCGCGAAGTGTTTGAAACATTTCCCGAGTCGCGGGGCATCGATTTCACCACGGTGCAGACCTATCTGCGCAGACTGGAACAGAAGGGCTACATCAAGGCCCGGCTGGAGGGACGGACCCGCGTCTATTCCCCGCGGATCAAACCCCGTACCGTCATTCGCGAAACGGTTGACGACCTGGTCGACCGTCTGTTTGCCGGCGAGGCGTTCCCGCTGATGCAGCATCTGATCGAAGATCGCCACGTCAGCCGTAAAGATCTGGACGCGTTAAAATCATTGCTGGATGACTTAACGGAGGAGCGGGATGGCGGCAATCAGTCCTGA
- a CDS encoding TolB family protein yields the protein MKSILPVLTGCLICLTLVLTPDSESRADEKKQTNRTRFYIASPEGKDPQVFFFAEDYYNTGSPVFSPDGQKLAFDGWKSQEGESFSNVHIMVVNADGSDFKVLRPGAMPSWSPGGNRIAFSKPPYSVAVMDADGTNEKIIAERGWGGQWSPDGTRIAYYYGNNIRIYNLIEDTTTELFPNDDNPYASFTWNMTWSPDSNWICILGRRAEDRSYDVLTVNTAGSKEGYKVHFNSKRSPYQDMAWSPRGDQIVFGSPTSPRQLLQFNPAEDKPPTPLDITVDGNINGDVTFSPDGQRLLFNARDK from the coding sequence ATGAAATCAATACTGCCCGTGCTCACCGGCTGCCTGATCTGTCTCACACTCGTTCTCACTCCCGATTCTGAGTCCCGCGCGGATGAGAAAAAGCAGACCAACCGCACCCGCTTCTATATCGCCTCCCCCGAGGGCAAAGATCCACAGGTCTTTTTCTTCGCAGAAGACTACTACAACACCGGCTCCCCCGTGTTTTCTCCCGATGGCCAGAAGCTCGCCTTCGACGGCTGGAAATCGCAGGAGGGGGAAAGTTTCTCGAATGTCCACATCATGGTCGTCAACGCAGATGGATCTGACTTTAAGGTCCTGCGTCCGGGCGCCATGCCCAGCTGGTCACCCGGCGGAAACCGCATCGCCTTCTCCAAGCCCCCCTACAGTGTCGCGGTGATGGATGCGGATGGCACCAATGAGAAAATCATCGCTGAGCGAGGCTGGGGCGGACAATGGTCGCCCGATGGAACACGCATCGCCTACTACTACGGCAATAATATCCGTATATATAACCTGATTGAGGACACGACGACCGAACTCTTTCCAAACGACGACAATCCTTACGCCAGTTTCACCTGGAACATGACCTGGTCCCCCGACAGCAACTGGATCTGCATTTTGGGCCGACGGGCTGAGGACCGGAGTTACGATGTCCTCACCGTCAACACCGCCGGCAGTAAGGAAGGATATAAAGTTCATTTCAACAGTAAACGCTCTCCTTACCAGGACATGGCCTGGTCGCCACGGGGAGACCAGATCGTCTTTGGCTCTCCGACCTCGCCTCGACAACTGCTGCAGTTCAATCCCGCGGAGGATAAACCACCCACGCCGCTGGACATCACCGTGGACGGAAACATCAACGGCGACGTCACCTTTTCACCCGACGGTCAGCGGCTGCTATTCAACGCCCGCGATAAATAA
- a CDS encoding sigma-54 dependent transcriptional regulator: protein MELPTLILVTRDTVLQQQILAHFKKTFHLIICSTLEDCLANCREQEIDSILVDLRFLISGGHQEDHLLEQIERHAPETELIMLTEEECPEILERRVACGTLKHIRGFASEAELLLDIDSLLNPEEKVLVSETMSMNAGGTPVASTGGSAGRGRSSGSRHNSQQEEIPLESDTSILHGITRRFETSSHEMKIMLNELEIAAQHDVTVLLIGETGAGKTYLSRLIHEVSPRRDEPFLNVACGALPNDLIESELFGHTRGSFTSAHADKEGKFLAAGRGTILLDEIDVLGPEQQVKLLRVIETGEFEPIGSNKTHVNQARLVVASNMDLQPLVEQGKFRPDLYYRLNMLKFDVLPLRRRKSDVIMLATGFVKQMSTKHNIVIEGIDDEFLDALHAYPWPGNVRELENVIRRAVIYCRDGVLRRENLPTHILMGQAGPTNDPSVILGHQRQSDSERLGDQVAVTEKELIEQALFKNNYSRTNTAKTLGISRVTLYNKMKKYGMSTKK from the coding sequence ATGGAACTGCCTACACTGATTCTCGTCACACGCGATACTGTCCTTCAGCAACAGATCCTGGCACATTTCAAGAAAACATTTCATTTGATCATCTGCAGTACTCTGGAAGACTGCCTGGCCAACTGCCGGGAACAGGAGATCGACTCCATTCTCGTCGATCTGCGGTTCCTGATTTCAGGCGGACACCAGGAAGACCATCTGCTCGAGCAGATTGAACGCCACGCCCCCGAAACCGAACTGATCATGCTGACCGAGGAGGAATGTCCGGAAATCCTCGAACGTCGAGTTGCCTGCGGCACTCTGAAACACATCAGAGGTTTCGCCAGCGAAGCGGAACTGCTGCTCGACATCGACTCACTGTTGAACCCGGAAGAAAAAGTACTGGTCAGCGAAACCATGTCCATGAACGCGGGCGGTACCCCCGTCGCATCAACCGGTGGTAGTGCTGGTCGAGGCCGTTCCTCTGGTTCCCGGCACAACAGTCAACAGGAGGAGATCCCACTGGAATCGGACACATCCATTCTGCACGGGATTACCCGTCGCTTTGAAACCAGTTCGCATGAGATGAAAATCATGCTCAACGAACTGGAAATCGCCGCTCAGCACGATGTCACCGTACTGCTCATCGGGGAAACCGGAGCCGGCAAAACATATCTCTCGCGGCTGATTCACGAAGTCTCACCCCGACGGGATGAGCCCTTCCTGAACGTCGCCTGTGGTGCTCTGCCCAACGACCTGATTGAAAGTGAACTCTTCGGCCACACCCGTGGTTCGTTTACCAGTGCTCACGCCGATAAGGAAGGTAAGTTTCTCGCTGCCGGCCGGGGTACGATTCTGCTGGACGAAATCGATGTGCTCGGTCCCGAACAGCAGGTCAAACTGTTACGGGTCATCGAAACCGGCGAGTTCGAACCGATCGGTTCCAATAAGACACACGTCAACCAGGCACGACTCGTCGTGGCCAGCAACATGGACCTGCAGCCGCTGGTTGAACAGGGTAAATTCCGACCGGACCTTTACTATCGTCTTAACATGCTGAAGTTTGACGTCCTTCCGCTGCGTCGTCGCAAGTCGGACGTCATCATGCTGGCAACCGGTTTTGTCAAACAGATGTCGACGAAACACAATATCGTGATTGAAGGCATCGACGATGAATTTCTTGACGCCCTCCACGCCTACCCCTGGCCCGGCAACGTGCGTGAACTGGAAAACGTGATTCGCCGTGCCGTGATTTACTGTCGCGACGGTGTCTTACGCAGAGAGAATCTGCCGACACACATTCTGATGGGACAGGCCGGACCAACCAACGATCCGTCGGTCATCCTGGGTCACCAGAGACAGAGCGACTCCGAACGACTGGGCGATCAGGTCGCGGTTACCGAGAAAGAACTGATCGAGCAGGCTCTGTTCAAGAACAACTACAGCCGCACCAACACGGCGAAAACACTGGGCATCAGCCGCGTCACGCTGTACAACAAAATGAAGAAGTACGGTATGAGCACAAAAAAATGA
- a CDS encoding HD-GYP domain-containing protein gives MNHSTRSLRWLTPTIRRERNEWEAFCARVNDAEPLPRNAAVLSALQDQFRELDRQNRELKIPALQQELKQLQARVNVILQRCHLYLDATAVRTLSASQLPHLTRILDFVQTELVYLRQQLLLSQTTVHYLKQLVLAAEDIWTQSYCNPNYLLNLIRKIKHDDAHLDDPGQLLFLSLRDMEAVAREQIAHPDILIYLRGLEVARCSYYVSRQIPAWRDSCDLLMMAGMLHDLGWLMLNPQLAKKAGGQENQRNDERGEHPILGAALLGGLRGFPGDSYLSEVVAQHHERLDGTGYPRRLHTYHLGEHSRRMGVICRYLELKNDRRELTADGIRTCDGEELAFGAALQLYRETLQGEWDAKVSEQLFLALDKQLPEELHEADRHNDPFSLKRFQSYRPDAAHTALASPHFSLDPESRLKDSVTDHQTEI, from the coding sequence GTGAACCATTCCACCAGATCTCTTCGCTGGCTCACGCCGACCATCCGTCGGGAACGGAATGAGTGGGAGGCGTTTTGTGCCCGCGTGAATGATGCAGAACCGCTGCCGCGGAATGCGGCGGTCCTGTCTGCTCTGCAGGATCAGTTTCGCGAGCTGGATCGACAGAACCGGGAACTGAAAATCCCCGCGCTGCAGCAGGAACTGAAACAACTGCAGGCCCGGGTGAATGTGATTCTGCAGCGGTGCCACCTGTATCTGGATGCGACCGCGGTTCGGACACTCTCTGCATCACAGCTCCCACACCTCACACGGATTCTGGACTTCGTTCAGACCGAACTGGTCTATTTGCGACAACAGCTGTTACTTTCACAGACAACGGTCCATTATCTCAAACAGCTGGTACTGGCGGCCGAAGATATCTGGACGCAGTCCTACTGCAACCCGAATTACCTGTTGAATCTGATTCGGAAGATTAAACACGACGATGCGCACCTGGACGATCCGGGGCAGTTGTTGTTTCTGTCACTGCGGGATATGGAAGCGGTGGCCCGAGAGCAGATTGCCCATCCGGATATTCTGATCTATCTGCGTGGGTTGGAAGTCGCGCGGTGCAGTTATTATGTGAGCCGCCAGATTCCGGCGTGGCGCGACAGCTGCGATCTGTTAATGATGGCCGGTATGCTGCACGACCTGGGTTGGCTGATGCTGAATCCCCAGCTGGCGAAGAAAGCAGGCGGCCAGGAGAATCAGAGAAATGACGAACGGGGCGAGCATCCGATTCTGGGAGCTGCTCTGTTGGGTGGCCTGCGGGGCTTTCCGGGAGACTCGTACCTGTCTGAGGTCGTGGCTCAGCATCACGAACGACTGGACGGGACCGGCTATCCACGTCGGCTGCATACGTATCACCTGGGCGAACATTCGCGGCGGATGGGAGTGATCTGCCGCTACCTCGAACTGAAAAACGATCGTCGTGAACTGACGGCTGACGGCATCCGTACCTGCGATGGGGAAGAGCTGGCCTTCGGTGCGGCTCTGCAACTGTATCGCGAAACCCTGCAAGGGGAATGGGATGCGAAGGTCTCGGAGCAACTGTTTCTGGCGCTGGATAAGCAGCTGCCTGAAGAACTGCATGAGGCAGATCGACACAACGATCCCTTTTCACTGAAACGTTTTCAAAGTTATCGACCCGATGCGGCGCATACCGCACTGGCGTCGCCCCATTTTTCGCTGGATCCGGAATCCCGGTTAAAAGATTCTGTTACTGATCACCAGACTGAGATATGA
- a CDS encoding CPBP family intramembrane glutamic endopeptidase yields the protein MTRKKNAPAETMTLESDSYWFEARQPLVCLVFLTPLLLIYELGVLSMGGSQPELLRNGADYWMRSWLSQLGLTQTFLLPCLIVGTLLVWHLCCKHPWKVSAETLVGMFAESLLFAFCLIVLGQVQDLVFQQLPSPVMMFIKQESASRVVSFVGAGVYEEVMFRLLLLPICYLLFRGMMLQARWSAVLAIISTSLIFSLAHYIGATGDQFSVFSFTFRTLAGLFFAGLFFLRGFGITVGAHATYDIIVGVMMLEITVE from the coding sequence ATGACACGTAAAAAGAACGCACCTGCAGAGACCATGACTCTGGAAAGTGACAGCTACTGGTTCGAAGCCAGGCAGCCCCTGGTCTGCCTGGTATTTCTGACGCCGCTGCTGCTGATTTATGAACTGGGAGTCCTCTCGATGGGAGGCAGTCAGCCGGAACTGCTCCGTAATGGCGCGGATTACTGGATGCGGAGCTGGCTTTCACAACTGGGACTGACACAGACCTTTCTGCTGCCCTGCCTGATTGTGGGAACGCTGCTGGTCTGGCATTTGTGCTGCAAACATCCGTGGAAGGTCTCTGCCGAGACGCTGGTGGGGATGTTCGCGGAGAGTCTGTTGTTTGCCTTCTGTCTGATCGTGCTGGGCCAGGTGCAGGATCTGGTCTTTCAGCAGTTACCCTCCCCGGTGATGATGTTTATCAAACAGGAATCGGCTTCACGCGTGGTCAGTTTTGTGGGAGCAGGCGTGTATGAAGAGGTGATGTTCCGGCTGTTGCTGCTGCCGATCTGTTATCTGCTGTTCCGGGGAATGATGCTGCAGGCTCGCTGGTCGGCGGTGCTGGCGATTATTTCCACGAGCCTGATCTTTTCCCTGGCGCATTACATTGGTGCCACCGGGGATCAGTTTTCGGTATTCAGCTTCACTTTCCGCACGCTGGCGGGGCTGTTCTTCGCCGGCCTGTTTTTTCTGCGGGGTTTTGGCATCACCGTGGGGGCGCACGCGACTTACGATATTATCGTCGGAGTGATGATGCTGGAGATTACAGTCGAATAA
- a CDS encoding TolB family protein, with product MNSYSKLLTLICTIGLICQAGLSSYADEKTNVKRVRFYQVSPEGGAAKLFLVPGEYHTAGSPVFSPDGTKFAFDGRKSQQGESFSDGKVMVCNTDGSQLNAIGSGVMPSWSPAGNRVACSSISPRGAAVMHADGTQRELIVPDSWGAQWSPDGRKIAYTFYGPGGVTIQVYDLIEGTTISLFSLGDAPYNSIYWNMAWSPDSNWLCFKGRRSDNGTYDIATINAAGKNAGYKVHFNSDKAPYADMAWDPRGDRIVFGSGTRPGKLMQFNPAEDKAPTPIDIQVTGDIIGDVCFTPDGQNLVFNVSGTEE from the coding sequence ATGAACTCCTATTCCAAACTGCTAACACTCATCTGTACGATCGGCCTGATCTGCCAGGCTGGTCTCTCCAGTTACGCCGACGAAAAAACGAACGTCAAACGCGTGCGTTTTTATCAGGTCTCACCTGAGGGAGGCGCAGCGAAACTGTTCCTTGTACCCGGTGAATACCATACCGCCGGCTCTCCGGTCTTCTCTCCAGACGGCACGAAGTTCGCCTTTGATGGTCGTAAATCACAGCAGGGAGAATCATTCTCGGACGGTAAAGTCATGGTCTGTAACACGGATGGCAGCCAGTTGAACGCGATCGGTTCAGGCGTCATGCCCAGCTGGTCACCCGCCGGAAACCGCGTTGCCTGCTCCAGCATTTCACCACGAGGTGCAGCTGTGATGCACGCAGACGGCACCCAGCGGGAACTGATCGTCCCGGATAGCTGGGGCGCACAGTGGTCCCCGGATGGCAGAAAAATCGCCTACACCTTTTACGGCCCTGGGGGCGTCACCATCCAGGTCTATGATCTGATCGAAGGCACAACGATCAGCCTCTTCTCCCTGGGCGATGCGCCCTACAACAGTATCTACTGGAACATGGCCTGGTCGCCTGACAGCAACTGGCTCTGCTTCAAAGGCCGCAGGTCCGACAACGGCACCTACGACATCGCCACGATCAACGCCGCCGGCAAAAACGCCGGTTATAAAGTGCACTTCAACAGCGATAAAGCCCCCTACGCCGACATGGCCTGGGATCCGCGGGGAGACCGCATCGTATTCGGCTCGGGAACCCGGCCGGGAAAACTCATGCAGTTCAATCCCGCGGAAGACAAAGCCCCCACCCCGATCGACATCCAGGTCACAGGCGACATCATCGGCGACGTCTGCTTCACCCCCGACGGACAAAACCTCGTCTTCAACGTCAGCGGGACGGAGGAGTAA
- the bioD gene encoding dethiobiotin synthase has protein sequence MDVFPLQIPGLMVVGTDTGVGKSYISAAIARQLTSEGVRTGAYKPACSGSVIDDSTGQPYWEDVELLRQAIGGTDLPPERICPQTFHAPLAPPVAAEKEGRPIDEALLLEGVRWWESQAEFLIVEGVGGVLCPLSSQQLIVDFAAKLKYPLLIVARAGLGTINHSLLTIEALQQRGLKIAGLILNDVDPELSDESRLSNAEQIQLWTSVPVLSFVPFDWQSNLLRYQSQDRIDWRQVSQDLL, from the coding sequence GTGGACGTTTTTCCATTACAGATCCCCGGATTGATGGTCGTCGGCACCGATACCGGCGTCGGCAAAAGCTACATTTCCGCTGCCATAGCCCGGCAATTGACCTCAGAAGGGGTTCGCACCGGGGCCTACAAACCGGCGTGCAGCGGCAGCGTCATCGACGATTCAACGGGCCAGCCTTACTGGGAAGACGTCGAACTCCTGCGTCAGGCCATCGGCGGTACCGATCTACCCCCTGAACGGATCTGCCCGCAAACCTTTCACGCCCCGCTGGCTCCACCGGTGGCCGCAGAAAAAGAGGGCCGTCCCATCGACGAAGCCCTGCTCCTGGAAGGAGTTCGCTGGTGGGAGTCTCAAGCCGAGTTCCTGATCGTCGAAGGGGTGGGAGGCGTGCTCTGCCCCCTCTCCTCTCAGCAGCTGATTGTGGATTTCGCAGCGAAACTGAAATATCCCCTGCTGATCGTAGCCCGCGCCGGTCTGGGTACCATCAACCATAGCCTGCTGACGATTGAGGCCCTGCAACAGCGCGGCCTGAAAATTGCCGGCCTGATCTTGAATGACGTCGACCCCGAACTCAGCGACGAATCCCGGCTCTCCAACGCCGAACAGATCCAGTTGTGGACAAGCGTGCCTGTTTTGTCTTTTGTCCCCTTTGACTGGCAATCAAACTTGCTTCGGTACCAGAGTCAGGACAGAATAGACTGGAGACAAGTGTCGCAGGATCTCCTCTGA
- a CDS encoding DUF2617 family protein → MSVRSARPKVNDLIFRLIGRSIHPELYTTCASVDILQKDFAATLRVCETGHIASIQHKGHAVCEILTSFQNPLPSQKRLLEKPVRGCRSESVRLESGLYYQVSYQLEELDYVIFKNVHEEYLMDAQRADLAYHFISESRLTPGALSIIDYEANQNSLLIHAFHTFPDELAVVKTQSLFEF, encoded by the coding sequence ATGAGTGTCCGTTCCGCCAGACCGAAAGTAAACGACCTGATCTTTCGCTTAATTGGGCGCTCGATTCACCCGGAGCTCTACACCACCTGCGCCTCGGTTGACATCCTGCAGAAAGACTTCGCAGCCACACTGCGCGTCTGTGAAACCGGCCACATTGCCAGCATTCAGCACAAGGGCCACGCGGTCTGTGAGATTCTGACTTCATTTCAGAATCCGCTGCCCAGCCAGAAACGACTGCTGGAAAAACCGGTACGCGGCTGCCGTTCTGAATCCGTACGACTGGAGTCCGGCCTGTATTACCAGGTGAGCTATCAGCTCGAGGAACTGGATTACGTCATTTTTAAAAACGTACACGAAGAATATCTGATGGATGCCCAACGGGCCGACCTGGCGTATCATTTCATCTCCGAAAGCCGCCTGACCCCCGGTGCGTTAAGCATCATCGATTACGAAGCCAATCAGAACAGCCTGTTGATTCACGCCTTTCATACTTTCCCCGATGAACTGGCCGTGGTGAAGACGCAGTCGCTGTTCGAGTTCTGA